The sequence CGTCATGTCAGCCCCCGAGAACCCACCAGAGTGCCGCACCACCAGGTCGACCTCCTCCTCGCTGAGGCAGCAGTGCTCCTCTGACATCAGATTAATGACTATCTGTTTCCTGGCTGAAGCCTCTGGGAGGGGAATATACAGCCTTTTCACCAACCTTCTCCGGGCAGCCTCGTCAATCTCCTGTGGCCGATTGGTTGCTCCTACCACTAGAATACGATCTTCAGAAGATGTGGCTGCTCCATCCAGCTGAACTAGAAATTCAGTTTTTATCCTTCTAGAAGATTCATGCTCGCCATCTCCGCGCTGAGATAATAGGGAATCGATTTCATCAATAAATATCACAGCTGGTTGCTGGCATCGTGCAACAGCAAACAATGCACGGACCATTTTCTCTCCCTCGCCCACCCACTTAGAAGTCAAGGAGGAAGCAGAGATACTAAAGAATGTTGCCCCAGACTGACTAGCGATGCACTTGCCAATCAGAGTTTTACCAGTCCCAGGAGGACCAAAGAGCAGAATTCCTTTAGGGGGTCCTCGTAAGCCAGTGAAGATGTCTGGCCGCATCATGGGCCACACAACTATCtcctttattgtggttttggcAAATTCCACTCCTGCAATATCTTCCCAATTTACTGGCGGTCCCTGGTCCATAATCTCATTCATAATAAGTTCAATCATTTTGGGCTCCAAGTTCTTCAGACGCTCATCCACGGGATGTGCTGGGTCTGCAGCTCCTGCGCCATGAGGCTTATACTGTGTCCCCCCGCCCTGACCTCCCCCATCTTGCTTAGGTACAGGGGGAACAAACTTTCCAAATATCCCTCGGGATCTACTAGCTCCCAGAGACTTTTTGACACTACCATGTGAAGACCCTGATGCACGCTGGGGCTGGTGGTACTTTTTCTGCTGATCTACCCATAGCTGTTCTTTTGCAGTTTTAAAAGTAGGCAGGCCGCTCTCCTCTCTTTGGCCATTATCTTCCGTTTTACTAAAAGCCTTATTCATTACTGGAGTGGAAAGTGCATCAATGGTGCCAGAACCATAAAAAGCTTTCATTTCCCGTGGATTTTCAAAGCCA is a genomic window of Delphinus delphis chromosome 9, mDelDel1.2, whole genome shotgun sequence containing:
- the FIGNL1 gene encoding fidgetin-like protein 1, producing the protein MQISGSRSVHLSEWQKNYFAITSGTCPSGEKADAYRAQILRIQYAWANSEISQVCAARLFRIYAEKYSAVIDSDSVETGLNNYAENILTLARSRQTDSDKWKSGLSINNVFQMSNVQEMMHAGSKSRDSLLAPADESVVIHRAAAVFDLPKFSVCGGSGESDPLTNSAHGADRTKDFPEGSPLKCLQNAQPPLVTDTTKTCPTVSGPFGESATAKFHATPLFGNVKKENYNFPKANTGLSVFSSNQSCFPSGFENPREMKAFYGSGTIDALSTPVMNKAFSKTEDNGQREESGLPTFKTAKEQLWVDQQKKYHQPQRASGSSHGSVKKSLGASRSRGIFGKFVPPVPKQDGGGQGGGTQYKPHGAGAADPAHPVDERLKNLEPKMIELIMNEIMDQGPPVNWEDIAGVEFAKTTIKEIVVWPMMRPDIFTGLRGPPKGILLFGPPGTGKTLIGKCIASQSGATFFSISASSLTSKWVGEGEKMVRALFAVARCQQPAVIFIDEIDSLLSQRGDGEHESSRRIKTEFLVQLDGAATSSEDRILVVGATNRPQEIDEAARRRLVKRLYIPLPEASARKQIVINLMSEEHCCLSEEEVDLVVRHSGGFSGADMTQLCREASLGPIRSLQAADIATVTPDQVRPIAYSDFEDAFRTVRPSVSPEDLELYENWNRTFGCGK